CAGCACGCAGCCCGCCGTGAGGCGCAGCGCATGAGCCTGCCCGAGTTCGGTTTCGACCCGCGCAACCCCGGCCACCTGGAGAAGTCGCTGATCGGCACGGCCCTGCTGGACCCGGAAGTGCTGGAGCTGCCGGAAGTGCGCGCCCTCCAGCCGCATCACTTCGTCCACTACGGCGGTTTGTGGCAACTGACCCGCGAGGTTCACGCAGCGGGCAACCTGGGCGTTGTGGCCCTTGCCGAGCATCAGCATGATCCGCGCTGGCCAGTGGGCATGACCCTGAACGATCTCATCAGCCTGGACGCCTACAGCCTGCAACCCCGCGAGCTGCCCGCCGTGGCTCGTGGGGTTCTGAGCACTTACCGCGCCACAGAAGCCCATCGCAGCGCCGCCGTGCTGGCCCGCACGCTCAGCGAGCCGGAAGCGGACGCCCTGGGCGCGATCACGAGCACGCACGCCCGCCTGGGTGAGCTGCTGGCCGAGACGCCGAGCAGCAGCACCGTGAGCGTGGCCGACGATCTGGGCACCGCGATTGACCGGCTCCTGCACCCCATGCATTACCGGGGCATTACCACTGGCCTGCCGAGCTTCGATGCAGTGCTGGGCGGCTGGCAGCCCCGGACGCTGAACATCCTCGCTGCAAGGCCAAGCGTCGGTAAATCGGCGCTGGTCAGCCAGTTTGCCCAGAGTGCGGCGCTCGGCGATCAGCGCGGGCCGGGGCGGGTGCTGATGTTCAGCTTGGAGGACGGCGCGCTCATCACCCGCCAGCGCACCCTTAGCCGGATCAGCGGCGTGGACCTGCGCCACGACGCCGCGCCGATGGTGGGTGCTGAGCACCGTCTCAAGCAGGCCGCCGGGAAGCTCGAAGCCATGCGCCCCCACTGGATGATCGACGAGGAATCCAGTCTGGAGGGCATCGTCAGCGCCTGCTGGCGGGAGCACGCTGCCGCGCCGCTCAGCCTCATCATCGTCGACCAGCTCAGCCACGTCCGGGCCAGCGCTCCAAGAGGGCAAGCCGACAACCGCACCCAGCTCTACGGCTACATCACCAAGACGCTCAAGCAGGACGTGGCCAAGCGCTTAGGCGTGCCGGTGCTGCTGGTCAGCCAGCTCTCCCGTGAAGTGACGAAGCGCGGCGAGAACCGCCCCGATCTGCCTGACCTGCGAGACAGCGGCGAGCTGGAGCAGGACGCCGACACCGTGACATTCATTCACCGGCCCGACTACTACGACCCCGCAGACAGCCCCGGCCAGGCGGAATTGATCGTCAGGAAGAACCGCAACGGTCCGACGAAGACCGTGCATCTGAACGCCAATTTGCGGACGTTCAGCTTCAAGGAGAACCCGAGATGAGCTACTGGCAAAGCAGAGCGGGCAAAGTCATTTGGCCCATCGTGGAGGCTGGCCGCAAAGCAGGCGAGGCCCCGAAAGCCGTCCTCGCGCAGATTGACGCCGCGTACCCGTTCGGCGCGCGCGAGCACCACCCGTACAAGATGTGGCTCGCCGTGCGCCGCGAGGCTGTCCGGCGGCTTGGCCTGGAGAAAGCAGCGCTGGCACCGAAGCTCGCACCCTTGTTCGAGGAGGCCCGGCAATGACCGCCCCGGCCATCACCCGCCACGCCCTAGACCGTGCCCGCACCCGCTGGCAGTGCCCCGACGATCAAGCCGCCCGCGAAGCCATCGCCCGCGTGATCGAAGAAGGCCAGCACCGCCAGGTCAACGCCGAGCGCGAGGTCTACACCCTCGGCTCGCACGTCTGCCGGATCGATCCCCGCGCCTGCACCGTCGTCACCGTCCTGGTGCGAGGTCAGCGCCGCCTGAAACGCCTGTGCCGCCAGATGCGAGGTCAATAAATGCCAGTCAAGCGCCACTATGCCGACAAGGCCGCCGTGAAGTTCCTGCGCGGCACCGTCCACACCAGCCCAGACGAAGCCATCGCCGCCGGAGCCAGGACTGAAGAGCAGTGGTCGGCGTTCATGAAAGGGGAGGCGGCCCGGTTCTGGAGCGAGAACGGCCAGAAAGCACGGCGGGCCGTCCGGAAGCGTCACAAGGTCAAGACCCAAAAAACCCGCCTGAATGTAAGCCAACGTCTCAAATATCTCCCTCAAAGTGAGGAAATTGGTCAAAAAAGACCGAATACTGACGTGCTGGCGCTGGAAAAACGTGCTTCAGAGTGGGCCAATATCGGCGGGATTGGCCGGGCTGGAATTGAAAAGTCCGCCCGCGCCGCCTACGCGCTCTATCTCGACTTCGCCCGTCATGCGGTGGCCGGTGACTTCCCTGGCTGGCTGGCCGCCCGGTCCGGTGCCCACCCAGAAACCTGCCGCCGCCGCTTCAAGGCTGGGTCCGCCTTGGCCCTCGGCGTCAATCCCAGGTGGAATCAGTCGGGCCTGCTCGCCGAGCTGCGCGAACGCGAAACGAACGGAGCCGTATGAGCCGCAACACTGCGCCTGACCTGGCGGACGTGACGGGGTATGAGCGGCCTCACGCCAGCCCTCACGCGGCCCAGGCGGCCCGTTACCTGCTTGATGATCTGAAGAGCCGCGCCCTGGTGGCAGAGAGTATTGACGAGGCCATCAGCCGGGGCTACCTGACGGATCTGCAGTGGTGCGAGACGCTGGACATCTTCCGAGAAGGCCTTCCTGAACGGCTGCCACTCGCTGAGCAGAAGCGGGAGTGGTATCTCCAGCGCCGCGCCCGACTGCAAGCGGGGCCGCAGTGACCGCCCGCGTGCCTAGCCTCGAAGTCCGCGCCCTCACGCTCGAACAGGAAATGGCCGCCTGGGGCCAACGCTTCCAGGCCACGCAGCGCAGCATGGCAGACCGCGCCCGCGAAGCCCGCGTCCTTCACCTCCGCTGGCTGGCCGCCGGGCATCAGGGTGACTTCAGCACCACGCTCAGCAAAGCCGCCGGGATCAGCCGCACAACCGCCTGGCGACTCTGGCGCGCTGGCCTCGCCCTCGAAGCCGGAGTGAGCGCCCAGGCAGATCAGACAGACCTGATCGAAGCTGCCAGAGCGCTGGACAAGGGCGTAACCGTGCCGGAAATCGACAAGGCCATCGCCGCCGGGACGCTCAGGGACGTGACGAATCTGGCAGACGTGGGCATGGTAGGCCGCCAGATGAGCGCAGACGCTGCTGGACTCAGGGAGCGGGTTCAGCAGCGCCTCGGTCTGTTCGGGCTCGACCACCTGCCGCCCGTTGAGCGGGACGAACTGGTGTTCAGCGCCTTCCTGTCGATTTCAGATGAAACGCTGCGCGGGATTGTCAGCAGCTACCGGAGAGTGACCGAGTGAAGCCGCGCAAGTATCGCTGGATTACCACCGGCCAGGAATACCGCTACGGCCCGAAAGAGGGCAAAGGCGACGATGCCCGGCGCGGCACCGCCTGCACCGCCCTGACCGTGCCCCGCGCTGGCAGCAGGCCCGCCAATGTTCTGGTGCAGTGGCCCGACGGTCACACGGCCATCGTGCCGTCCGGTGTGCTGAGGGCTACATGAACCGCTCTCGCAGCCGACCCCGCCCCCGCAGGCACCGCCACCGCAACAGGAGGCCCAAAGTGAATGATCCCGCTGCCCTTGCCCTGCTCACGGCTAGCGCCGCGAGTGCGCCCGCCTTCGAGCACCTGAGCGCTCTGCACGCTCAAGCCGGAGTCGAGTGGCACCACGCCCGCACGCTCGCCCGCCAGCTCGTCAAAGGTGGGCTGTGGGCCGTGACGGGCCGGGCTGAGCAGACGCGGTACGTCATCACGCCGGACGGCCTGGCGCTGCTGGAAGGCCAGTGAGCCGACCCTTCGCCCATCACAAGTTCAGTGCCGTTCGCACCGAGCGGGACGGGATAAGTTTTCCCAGCAAAGCCGAAGCCGCCCGCTTCGACCAGCTCAAGCTGCTGGAAAAGGCGGGCGATGTGGTGGGTTTCATGCGCCAGCCGGTGTTCTATCTGCCGGGCGGCACGCGCTACGTGGCGGACTTCCTGATCTTCTGGAGCGGGGGCCGGGTGACTGCCGAAGACGTGAAAGGCATGGAAACCGAAGGCTTCAAAATCAAGTTCCGAGAGGTCAAGGCCGCCTATCCCTGGATGGAGTTTGAGCTGTTCAAAGCTGGGCGCTAGGCTCTTTGCTTGATGGATTGATTTCAACCTACGCCACAAAGCATCAAACAAAGCCGCGCCCAGTGCGGATTCACGGGCGCGGCTTTGCGGGAAGTTTGCTTGATGACTAGTTGGATCCTCCCAGAATATCCTCAAGGGCGGGGAAATCTCCCCAACGTGCTTCCAGCAGTTCTGCCTCTATTTCACCGGGGAACCCCCGGGCAATCTGCATCAGCCTGACGGCCTCTTTCTTTGCCGCCGGATCAGGGATTTTTGCCAGGCTTAGCGCTGCCTTTTCGTGGGCTTTTTTGGCCTGAGAGGCCCGCTTGAGATAGCGCTGGTGGTCTCGTCGTAGCGTTTCGTACTGCATCAGCAGGTTTTTGTAATGGACAGGAAGATCATCGGCACTCACTTGCTGCCCTCTTTGGGCTGAATGACGATCTCCAGGCCGAGGGCGTTGAGAATCTCGGGCCAGAGGCTGCGCTGACTGGCAACCTGCTCAACCTTAAGCACCCGGCTAAGCGCTTGCGGAGTCACCTTCAATTTGCGGGCCAGGTCTGCACGGTTCATTCCTACCTCGGCAAGTGCTTTTTCTACGGCGCGTGTTGGAGTATCCATACGAATAGGTTAGCACAGACTTACCCCATAGAGTTGACATACTAAACTCTATGGGGTAACATATCCATACCAGAAACGAGCGCCTCCCTTGCGAAGTAAGCGCCCGAATCTGAGTCAAACCCCCGCAGGAGAACGACATGAAAGAGTTTACCCCCAACACCGGCACCCGCGCCCACAGCCGCACCTTCAACGTCCTGAACGTAGACCGCGAGTGCGGCGTGGTGACCGACGTGACCTACTCCACCGTCCAGCTCACCCGCGCCGATGCAGGCCTGGTGGCCGAGATCAACGGCCAGCCCGCCGAACTGGAGCGCGCCGTCGCCACCCTCCGCACTGCTGAGCGCGTCTGGCTGCTGGAAGAGGTGCTGACGCCGGTATCCCCCAAAGTGTCCGCGCCGGTCATCGGGAAGGCCGTCGCCTGTGAACTCCACCGCGAGCTGGGCCGCCTCGGCTACCGCGAGCACTACGCCCTGGCCGGTGACGTTCTGAACCGGGTGGTCCCGAGTCTGGCCGCCCTGAGTGCCGCCGAGCGTGATCTGGTCCGCGAGTACGCCTACGGGCAGCTGGGCCTGATGGTCGGCGGGTGGGCAGCATGAGCGCTCAAGCCGTCAAAGCTGCCGCAGTGCTGACGCTGCTGGCCGATCACAAGGACGCCCAGGCGGCGTTCAGGAAACTGCATCTTGGCTATCAAGCTGGTGAACTGAGTTTTGAGCGTGCTGGCCCGCTCTTTGTTGCCGATCAGGCGCGTCGGGTGGAGCTTGAACACCAGTTCGACAAGCTGACCTCCCAGCAACTGCGTGATCTTGCCACCGCACTCACCGAAGGGGGCAGCTCATGACCGTGACCTCCCCCTTCGCCCGCCTCCGCTCCCTCTCCCAGTCTCCCGAGGGCCGCGCCCAGATCCGCCGTCTGCTGACCACCCTCGCACCCCGACTGGCCCCGGCCGAGGCGGCGGCTTACCTGGGCCGCATCGATGCTGCGCCTGGGGACTGGCAGGTTCACTTCGAGGCGGCAGGGGACGCGCTCAAGGACGTGGCGGCAAAGCAGTGGGACGCCTCCCCGCCCTTGAAGGCCTCGTTCGGATCGCCGGAATGGTACGCCGAGGGAGACGCCCTCAGCAGCCAGATCGACGTCGCGCTGAATGTTCTGCTGGATGATGTGGCCGCTTGACTTCACCTGCTGCCCGCTGACCCAACCCACACGCACAGACCGCCGCCCCTCGCCGGGCGGCTTTCCCTTGCCTGATTCACCTGAATCAATGCGCCCAGACGTCCTTCCTGTGTCAGCGCACGCACCATGATGAATCAGTGACTCAGCCGGACGATTCAAGAAATCCACTCACGCCGCAGCAAGAGGAGTTGATTCTCAAGCTCGCGGCGCAGGGCCTGAGCGGGCGCAAAATCGCCGAGCGCCCAGAGATCCAGGTGAGCTACAGCTCCGTCAACCGCTTCCTCAAAGACCGCCGCCGTGAGCGCGCCGAGGCCACCAAGGACATCGTGCGCGGCCACCTTGCAGCCACCCTGCCGACGGACCTTGAGATGCTGGACAAGTTGACCCGGCGGCTGGAAGTGATGCGCCAAGATGCCGAACAGATGGGCCTGGCGGGCTTCAACATGGAAATGCAGGTGATTGACCGGCAAGTCAAAACCATTGGCCTGAAGCTCAAGTATTCGGGCGCAGATGAGGATGACTCTGCCCAGCGTTTGATCGAGGCGCTGAGCGGCGACGACTGATGCCGATTCAGCGCCGCAAGCTGTGGAAGGCGCTCGGCTACACGATTGTTTTAAGTGCGTCTGGGACGAAGAATATGCTATATTTGTATGACAAAGCTCCTCGCGGGACGGCCATCCCCAGGAGCAGTACAGACACAGGAGGTCTGCACGTGACGAATACTACCATCACATCCATTTATGGGTTGATTGACCCACGTACTCAGGAGCTGCGTTATGTCGGCAAAGCTCAAGATATGCGCCATCGGTATAGACGGCACATATCTAAGCATCATTTGGCCGATAACACGTATAAGAACCGTTGGATAAAGAGTGTTTTATCTGAAGATTTGAAGCCGGAAATGTTTCTTATAGAGCGTTGCATAGAAGAATCTTGGCGTGAAGCTGAAGTTTTCTGGATTAGCTATTTCCGTTCAATTGGTTGCCGATTGACCAATCTAGCTCCCGGCGGCGAAGGCACAGGCGGATATAAGCACTCTGAATTGGCGAGAGCGAATATGGCCGAAGCTCAGAGAAAGATTGCCCACGTGCATCGTGAAAACTCTTTGGGACGTCGCTTAAGCGTTGAAGCAAAGGGAAAAATTAGGGCCAGTAAGTTAGGGAAAGAGCGGCCCGCTGAGGTTGTGGAAAAGATAAGGGTGGCCCTCACCGGAAGAAAACAGCCTGCCGAGCTTGTAGCTCGCCGCGCTGAATCTAACAGGGGCAAGAAACACACACCCGAGCAGTGCGCCGCAATATCTAAGCGTATGACTGGGAGAAAAGCCCCCAAATCTCAAGACGCAATCGAGGCACACCGTGAATCGTGTTCAAGGCACTGGCTTCTAACCGATCCAGAAGGGTTAGAAATTGAGGTAAAAAATCTTAAAGCCTTTTGCCGTAATAACAGTCTTTCGGATGCCTCTATGGGCAGTGTGGCAAAGGGTAGACAGAAGTCGCACAAAGGTTGGAGGTGTGTAAAAATTGCCGATTAGCCGAAATCGCCTCTGGCGTGCTCTTCATTACACGCCCCACGCGGGCCAGATGCAGATGCACGCCGCGCTTGATGACCCGCAAACCCGCCGCCTGGTTTGCCTGTATGGCCGCCGCGCCGGGAAGACCCACGGCGCACGCTTCGAGAGTATCTACCAGGCCTTGCAGCCGCCCGATCAGTTCGGCCCGCCGCTCGTCTACGTCGTCAGTGACACCTACGCCCACGCCAAAGCGCTGTTCATGGCGGCGATGGTGGAATGCACAACCAAGCTGGCCCCGCTGGTGGATAAGGTCAGCCTCTCGGAGCTGACGCTGCGCTTCAAGACTGGCGCGGTGATTCAGGCCAAGAGTGCCGACAACCCCGCGAGCCTGGCGGGCGACGGCGTGAAATTCGCCATCATCGACGAGTCGGGCTTCGTTCCGAACTACGCCGTCGAGGTGCTGATGCCTGCCCTCAGTGAACGGCGCGGACAGGCGCTGGCGATCGGGACGCCGGATTACCCCAACTGGTACCGGGACTGGTTTTACGCGGGTCAGAGTGGGCAGGAAGGCCAGCGCAGTCTGCAACTGCCCACCAGCATCAACCCGTATTTTCCGAGTGAAGAACTGGAGCGGCTGGAGCGCACCATGCCCGAACGCCTCTTCAGGAAGTACTTCTTGGCCGAGTTCGTGGATGACGAAGGCGCACTCTTCAAGCGCGAGCTGCTGGCGGCGCGCCTGATCCTGCCCGCCCCCGAAGACCCACAAGCGGACCACAGCTACGTCGCCGGGGTGGATCTGGGCCGGGCGGTGGATTACACCGTGGTCAGCATTCTGGACAGCAGCGTGACGCCTGCCCGCCAGGTGAAGCTGGCCCGCTGGCGCGGCGAGACGTGGGAGCGCAGCGTCAGCCGGGTGGCGGCACTGCTCAGGCAATACAACAACGCCCGCGCCACCGTGGACGCCACCGGCCTGGGCGATCCGGTGTTCGAACTGCTCCGCAAGGAATACGACAACGCCACTGCCTTCAAGTTCACTGCCCAGAGCAAACCGCCGTTGGTGGAAGGCCTGGCGCTGGCCCTGGAGCGCGGCATGGTGAACCTGCTCGCCGATGAAGCCCAGCGCGGCGAGATGGCTGCATTTCAGGCCAAAAGCACCGCCACGGGTGTGCGGTATGAAGCGCCCAGCGGTCTGCATGACGACATCGTGATTGCCAACGCGCTGGCCGTGAAGAGCCTGCTGTATCAGCCGCCTGAGCTGTTCATCCCCGGCACGTACTCCCAGTCCTTCTAGTCCGGCTGTCATGCCGCCTGACACGCTAGGACCATGCCCGATGCTGCCGCGCCCGTCTCTCTGATTAAAGTTCTGACCCCGCTTGGGCTGGCCAGGCGACAGCAACAGGCCCGCGTTGGAAGGTCTGACCTGCAACTCAGCGCGGCGCTGATTCGAGATGACCACTGGAATGGATCGCGGGGTTGGACCGGCCCGCTCCCCAGATACGACGGCAGCCCCGACAGCGGCGCGAACGTCGCCCGCGTCACTGCCGAAATCGAGCGCACCTTCATCAGCCGCAACCTGCCCCTGAACGTGGTGCAGCGCCACGTGAACGGCATCGCAGGCCGGGAGCCGCTGTGGAGCGTCACACCGAAACGCAAACTGCCCAAAGGCGGCAAGCCCAACGCGGCTGAACAGAAGCTGGTCGACGAGTTCACCGACGCCCTCAGCAGTTGGTGGGACAACTCGGGCGTGTGGCTGAGCATCCAGAAGGCACTGACCACCGCCCTGTGGAGCGAACGGGGCACGCTGCGCCTGTTCGTGCCCCGCAGCAAGCTGGAAGCCAACGTGACCGACGGCGAAGGCAACTCCGGCCCCGGCGTACCCGGCGGCCTGACCTTAGCGGACGCCCTGGGCTTCATCAGCGTCCAGGCCCCAAGCTGGGACGCGGCAGGCGTGGTCAGGGACATCGAAGGCCGGGTGAACTCGGCTTACTTCCACTACAAGGACGCGATGGGCCTCCCATTCTGGGAGATTCAAGAGCGCCTACCAAACGGAATGACCAAAGTCACGCCCGCCAGCATGGGCCAGGACAACGACCCCAGCGACACCTACCCCGTGCCGGATCTGCTGCTGTTCGAGGTCAAACTCGACCCGCTCATCACCGAAAGCGTGCGCCGCCTCTCGCTGTTCGCGGACAAGACCATGACGATGGGCAGTCGCAACATCGACCTGGGCGGATTCGTTGAGCGCACCATTCTGAATGCCCAAATGCCCGGTCAGTGGGTCAAGGACTCGGCGGCTCCAGGCGGTCAGAAGTTTGTGCCGAGCTCTTACAACACTGGGTCAGGCGTGACGAACTTCCTGAACGGCGTGGCCATCATGGTCAAGGATGAGGCGACGGGCAAGCTGGTTCCCTCCGGCAACTTCTCCACCCCGTCCGTCCAGTACAAAGACCCAAGCGGCTGGGGCGTGTTCGGCGAGACGTTCGATGAAGTGCGGGAGGCCATCTTCGACGAGGCCAAGCAGC
This portion of the Deinococcus rubellus genome encodes:
- a CDS encoding helix-turn-helix domain-containing protein, with product MDTPTRAVEKALAEVGMNRADLARKLKVTPQALSRVLKVEQVASQRSLWPEILNALGLEIVIQPKEGSK
- a CDS encoding DnaB helicase C-terminal domain-containing protein, coding for MSLPEFGFDPRNPGHLEKSLIGTALLDPEVLELPEVRALQPHHFVHYGGLWQLTREVHAAGNLGVVALAEHQHDPRWPVGMTLNDLISLDAYSLQPRELPAVARGVLSTYRATEAHRSAAVLARTLSEPEADALGAITSTHARLGELLAETPSSSTVSVADDLGTAIDRLLHPMHYRGITTGLPSFDAVLGGWQPRTLNILAARPSVGKSALVSQFAQSAALGDQRGPGRVLMFSLEDGALITRQRTLSRISGVDLRHDAAPMVGAEHRLKQAAGKLEAMRPHWMIDEESSLEGIVSACWREHAAAPLSLIIVDQLSHVRASAPRGQADNRTQLYGYITKTLKQDVAKRLGVPVLLVSQLSREVTKRGENRPDLPDLRDSGELEQDADTVTFIHRPDYYDPADSPGQAELIVRKNRNGPTKTVHLNANLRTFSFKENPR
- a CDS encoding phage terminase large subunit family protein; the encoded protein is MQMHAALDDPQTRRLVCLYGRRAGKTHGARFESIYQALQPPDQFGPPLVYVVSDTYAHAKALFMAAMVECTTKLAPLVDKVSLSELTLRFKTGAVIQAKSADNPASLAGDGVKFAIIDESGFVPNYAVEVLMPALSERRGQALAIGTPDYPNWYRDWFYAGQSGQEGQRSLQLPTSINPYFPSEELERLERTMPERLFRKYFLAEFVDDEGALFKRELLAARLILPAPEDPQADHSYVAGVDLGRAVDYTVVSILDSSVTPARQVKLARWRGETWERSVSRVAALLRQYNNARATVDATGLGDPVFELLRKEYDNATAFKFTAQSKPPLVEGLALALERGMVNLLADEAQRGEMAAFQAKSTATGVRYEAPSGLHDDIVIANALAVKSLLYQPPELFIPGTYSQSF
- a CDS encoding DUF1064 domain-containing protein, coding for MSRPFAHHKFSAVRTERDGISFPSKAEAARFDQLKLLEKAGDVVGFMRQPVFYLPGGTRYVADFLIFWSGGRVTAEDVKGMETEGFKIKFREVKAAYPWMEFELFKAGR